Below is a genomic region from Streptomyces sp. RPA4-2.
AGGACGCCGTCCTCGGGTCCGTCCGTCGTCGCTCCGGCGTGCCGGCTAGCCGGCACGCCGGAGCGACGAGATGAGCGCCGCTGCCGCGGCGGCCGCGTGCCCGGCGGCCGCCGTCTCGCGTGTGATGCCCGCGGTGACCATGGCTCCCTCGGCGAGCAGACAGACCTGATCGGCGAGGGAGTCCGGCAGCCCCGCGTCGGTCACGAGGCCGCCCAGATAGTCCCTGAACGCCTTCTTGTGGGCGCGGACCTGGACGGTCACGCGAGGTGAGGTGGCGCCGAGTTCTCCGTAGGAGTTGATCCAGGCGCACCCGCGGAAGTCCGGTTCCTCGAACCACAGCCGGAGCCAGTCGAACACGGCCAGAATCCGCCGCTCGGGCTCCGTGTACCGGTCGACGTGCTCGGCCAGCCGGCGCCGCCAGCGGATGTCGCGCCGCTCCAGATAGGCCTCGACCAGCAGCTCCTTCGCGGGGAAGAGCTGGTAGAGCCGCTTGAGGGAGACGCCCGAGGCGCTCCGGATGTCGTCCATCCCGACGGTCTGGATGCCGCGGGCGTAGAACAGCTCCTCCGCGGCGTCCAGCGCCTGTTCCCGGGCCTGCGCGAGGGCTTGTTCGCGAGCACTCGTGATGTCCATGGGCAGGGGGCTCCTTGACGCGAGAACCAACGTTCTCTACGTTAACAGCCAGCCCGGAGAACGTACGTTCTCCGCCTTGTCGCCCCGCGCGTCCGAAAGGAAGCCGCTCATGTCCCCGCGCCCGCCCCTGCCGCCCTTCACCCGTGAGACCGCCCTCCAGAAGGTCCGGGCCGCCGAGGACGCCTGGAACACCCGTGATCCCCACAAGGTCTCGCTCGCCTACTCCGAGGACTCGGTCTGGCGCAACAGGGACACCTTCGTCACCGGCCGCGCCGCGATCGTCGAGCTGCTCACCGCGAAGTGGGCGCGCGAGCGGGAGTACGCCCTGCGCAAGGACCTCTGGTCCTTCGACGGCAACCGCATCGCCGTCCGCTTCCAGTACGAGTCCCGCGACGCGGACGGCCGGTGGTGGCGCTCGTACGGCAACGAACTGTGGGAGTTCGACGATCAGGGATTGATGACCCGCCGCGAGGCGAGCATCGACGACGTGCGCATCGAGGAGCACGACCGCCGGCTCTTCGGCCCGCGCTCCGACGCCGAACGCGGGGCGTCCCTGCCTCTCCGTTAGGGTCCGCGGCTCCGGCCCGGGTCCGCCACCTCGTCGCGCGCCGCACCGGGGCTTCGGGTCAGCCCTTAGGGTTCCCGGATGACCGAACACACCGGGCGGGCCCCCGCCGCGAAGCCCTTCCTCTACGTCGTCGTCTGCGCGGCGGGCATCGCGCAGGACGTCGGCAGGCTGATCGCCGCCGCACAGGAGCGGGGCTGGGAGGTCGGCGTCATCGCCACCCCGCAGGGGCTCGGGTTCTTCGACGCGGAGGCCGTCGGGGCGCGGACCGGCCGCCCGATCCGGTCCGCGTGGCGGGCCCCGGGCGAGGCGCGCCCCTTCCCGGCCCCCGACGCGGTGGCCCTCGCTCCGGCCACCTTCAACACCGTGAACAAGTGGGCGGCCGGCATATCCGACACCCTCGCCCTGGGCACCCTGTGCGAGGCGTACGGTCTCGGCGTCCCGATCGCCGTACTGCCCTGTGTGAGCGACGCGCTGGCGGCTCACCCCGCGTACCGCGCGAGCCTCGACCGGCTGCGCGGCATGGGCGTCCGTTTCGGGGACCGGTACTCGGGGGAGCCGGATGCGGACGGACGGCGTGCGGAGTTCCGCTGGGATCGGGTGCTCGACCTGCTCGCCGCCCGAACCTGAGGGCGGACGGTGTGACGGGCCGGTCCGTCGCCTAAGGCCTCCGGAAGATCGTGATCGAGTGGCCGACGTCGTCCACGGGCGTACTGCCGTCGAGCAGTGCCGCCAGGCGGCCGTCCGCCTTCGCGACCGAGGAGTCCGAGACGACGAGCAGGCCGTGCACCTCGCCCGGCGGCGCCTTGCGCGGATCGGCCGCCTCGATCCCGTACGCGGAGGGCACGCCGCTGCCCTTGTAGACCAGCCAGACCCGCTCGCGCGGATACCGCTCGGCCAGCCGGTCGGCGAGCCGTCCCAGGTCCTGCCCCCAGTCGACGTTCGAGTCGTGCAGCCGCAGACGGGTCTTCGACGGTCCGCCGAACGCCTCGTTCGAGTACGGCAGGTAGTACGGGAACGCGCGCAGCGAGCTGACCGCGACGAACAGCACCAGCGCCGCGGCGGCGAGAGGGGTCCGGCGGGGCCGCAGCGCGAGGACCCCTGCCGCCGCGACCGCCAGGAACACCGGAACGAACAGGGCGTACCGGACCCCCAGATCGCGGGATCCTGTCATGGCCACGGCGAGCAGGACGGCCGGAGGGAGGAGGACGTACGGGGCGGCGGCGCGCAGCCGGGGGACGCGGACCATGGCCGCCGCGCCGGTCATCCAGAGCACGAGCATGCCGAGCGGAGTCTTCACCAGCAGCGCCGCCGGCAGGTAGTACCAGAGCGCGCCGCGGTACACCCTGCCGAAGAGGAAACCGCCCCACGTCGCGTCCTCGAACCCGAACTGGACGCGCATCCCGTCGCGGTACGGCCGGGGGACGGGCAGCCAGTGCAGGGCGAGCCCGCGCAGACCGTGCACGGCCGGCACGTCCGCGGGCGTGGCCCAGCGCAGTCGCGGGTCGACGACGAGGTAGCCGGCCCACACCACGGCGAGGGCCAGCAACACCATGCCGGCCGCCACCGCCACGCTCCGCGCCACGAGCCGCCGCTGGGCGTGCGGGCCCGTGCCGGGGACACGGCGCGCGTGCCGGAAGGAGAGGACCGCCAGAAGCAGCAGCACCGGGGCGGCGGGCAAGGTGCTCATCTTCGTGGCGAGCGCCGCGCCGAGCGCCACCCCCGCGAGCGCGAGGTGCGGCAGCGGCCGCCCGCGCCGCGCCCGCCACACCAGCCAGGCCGACGTCAGCACGAATCCCGCCGCCGGTACGTCGAGGGTGGCCAGCGACCCGTTCGCGATGACGTCGGGAGACAACGTGTACAGGGCGAGCGCCACCAACCCGCCCACGGCACCGACGAGTTCACGGGCGAACGCGAGAACGGCCAGGCCGAACAGCAGCGTCAGCACGATCACCGGCAGCCTCGCCCAGAACATCACCCGCCAGGGATCGTTGCCCGACTCGTACAGCAGCCGCCGTCCGAGCGCCGTCTGATCGTCGGCGGCGTGGGCATCGAGGTGGGGGTGGGCGAACACCAGCCCGGCGCCGATGATCAGTTTGCCCAGCGGCGGATGCTCCGGGTTGTAGCGCAGGCTGTGTTCCCGTGTGTAGACCACCGCCGTGCCCACGTACACCGGCTCGTCGATCGTCGGTGTCTGCCGCGCGGCGGCCGTGACCATCGCCACCGCCATCTGCGCCAGCAGGGCGGCCACGGCGAGCGCGAGCAGCCACCGCCGGTGCCGCCGCAGTCGTGCGTATCGTCGCGGCGGCTCGGTGGTGCTCGTCGGCAGGCGGCTTTCCCGCCTGTCCGCCATGGAGGTCGACATGCCTCTTGATACGCCCGTCGGTGGCCCGCCGCTCATCCGACACGGCCCGGGTTCGGCGCGGGTGCGCCTCACGGGCCGTCCGGGTGCGGCGGAAGGGCGGCCGGGCGCGTGCTCAGTGGCCGAGCTCGGCCCGCAGTTCCGGCTGGAGCAGGGCGCCGTGGGCGCGTACGAGGTCGTCGCACAGGTCCCAGATCCGTTCGACGGGCAGCGCGGCGGCCGTGGCGGGGTCGGCCATGGCGGCGTGCCGGATGTGGCGGGGGTCGTCGTCGGTGGCGGCCCGCACGACCAGGTCGTTGACGGCGACGTAGGCACTGTTGAGGGCCGCGCACTGCGGCGGTAGCGAGCCGACGCGGGTCGGCTGGACGCCCAGCGCGTCGGTCAGACAGGGGACTTCTACCACGGAGTCGGCGGGCAGGTTGTCGATCAGGCCGCGGTTGGGGACGTTCCCGTAGATCGTGCGCGGGGTGCCGGTGAGGGTGCTGTGGATGATCTGCGGGGCGTACTCCAGGGTGCCCTCGACGGGCAGCGGCGCGTCCCTGGCCAGGGCGTCGCGGGTCTGCTCGTAGCTCGCCGTGTTCTCCTCGATGATCTTCAGATAGGCGCCCACCGGCAGCCGGAGGCGTTCGATCTCGCTGTCGTGGTGGAGATACCAGGGCACGTACTCCGAGGAGTGCTCGCTGGTCTCGGTGGGGTAGTGGCCCAGCCTGCGGTACATGTCGACGCGGACCCGGCGCAGCAGCCCGGGATCCTTGGCGATCGCCTCGTCCAGCAACGGGTGGAGGTCCTGGCCGGCGCGTTCGAAGCGCAGCACCCAGGCCTGGTGGTTGACCCCGGCCGCCAGATAGGACACCTCCTCGAAGGGCACGCCGACCAGCGCGGCGAGGTCGTGCATCGTCCAGTGCACCGAGTGGCACAGGCCCGTCACGCGCAGGTCCGGGGCGATGCGGCTGAGGTAGAGGACGTTCATCGCCATGGGGTTGGTGTAGTTCAGGAGCATGGCGTCCGGGCACAGTTCGGCCATGTCCCCGGCCAGCGCGCGCAGGACCGGGAAGGTGCGCAGGGCGCGGAAGATACCGCCGATGCCGAGCGTGTCGCCGATGGTCTGGCGCAGGCCGTGGCGGGCCGGGATCTCGAAGTCGACGCGTGTCGCCTCGTTCATGCCGACCTGGATGATGTTGATGACGAAGTCCGCGTCGGCCAGGGCCGCCCGCCGGTCCAGGTGCGCGGTGATCACCGGCTTGGCCCCACGGGCGGCGGCGATGCGCAGGGCCGCGCCCTCCGCCGTCGCGAGCCGCTCCGGGTCGATGTCGTGCAACGCGATCCGGGCGTGGGCCAGTTCGGGGAAGGCGAAGAGGTCCGCGAGCAGTCCTTGGGTGAACACCACGCTCCCGGCCCCGATGAAGGCGATCTTCGCGGCGGTGACGTCGTACATCAGTGAATCCCTCTTTCCGAGTTGTCCGAGGTGGCGGCGCGGGCCTCGTCCCACGTGGGCTGTGCCGCGGTACCGCCGTGGCCGCGGGTGGAGAGCGAACCGCAGGCCACGGCGAGGGCCATGGCCGGCGCGAGGTCCAGCCCGCGCAGGGTCGCGGCGACGAATCCGGCGTCGAAGCTGTCGCCGGCGCCCACGGTGTCGACGGGTTCGACGGGCACGGCGGGCGCGCGCAGCAGTCGTGTCCCGCGCAGGGCGAGGGCGCCGTTCCCGCCGTCCTTGATGACGACGGTCGGCGGTTGTCGCGGGGGCGCGGCCACCTCGTCGCCGCTCACGCCCTCTCCCCGTGGCGGTCGGGGGTACGGCCCCGCACCCGTGGCGGGGTGCAGACCGAGGGCGCGTGCCTCGGCCGCGTTCGGCAGCAGGAAGTCGGTGACCGCCAGGACCGGATCGAGGAGGCCGCGGTCCCAGCGTCCGGCCGGGTCGTCGTTGGTGTCGAGCGAGGTCGTCGCCCCCAGGGCGCGGGCCCGCGCGAACACCGCGGCGAGGGAGCACGCCAGACGGGGCATCAGAAAGAACGACGCCGCGTGTACGTGACGGGTGGCGGCCAGCAACTCCCGCGGGACGTCCTCGGCGTCGGTCGCCGTCAGACAGCCCGGCGCGGTGAGGATGGCCCGGTCACCGTCCTCGGTGGTGACCACGACCGTGAGGGGCGTGGCCAGTTCGGGATCGGTGACCAGGAAACTCACGTCGACCCCTCGTCCCGCCAGCGCGTCACGCACGAACACGCCCGCGGGATCGGCGCCGACCCGGCCCGCGAAGGCGACCCGCAGCCCCAGCCGGGCGGCCCCGCACGCCATGATCGCCGCGGATCCGCCGAGCACCAACCCGGCGTGAGCGACGAGCTGTTCACGCTGCCCGAAGGAAAGGGGACCGGACAGCGGACCGGCCACCACATCCGGATTCGCGTCGCCGATCACCACAAGGTCGAAATCCCGCACCGCCGTCACCCCTTCAGACCGCTCGACGTGAGCGACTGCACGAACGTCTTCTGCGCCAGCAGGAACGCCACCAGCACCGGCAGCACGGTGATCACGTTCCCCGCCATCACCGCCGACCACCGGGTGTGGTGCTGTCCCTGGAAAGTCGTCAGCCCCAACTGGAGCGTGTACCGCGTGTCGTGGTTGAGCGCGATCAGCGGCCACGACAGGTCGTTCCAGGTCGACAGGAACGTCAGCACCGCGACCGTGGCCAGCGCGGGGCGGGCCAGCGGCAGCACGATCGAGAAGAGGACCCGCAGCCGTGAACACCCGTCGATCCAGGCGGCCTCCTCCATCTCCCGCGGCAGCGAGAGGAAGAACTGCCGGAACAGGAAGACCGCGAACGGGGTGACCAGCGACGGCACGATCAGCGCGCCGAGCGTGTCGATCAGACCCAGCTCCTTCATCACCAGGAAGGTGGGGATCATGGTGAGCTGGAACGGGATCACCATGGTCGCCAGCATCAGCCCGAGCAGCAGCCGCGACCCGGCGAACCGCATCCGCGCGAACGCGTAGCCGCCCAGCGCCCCGAACAGCAGATTCGATCCCACCGCGACCGATGCGACCAGGAAGGAGTTGGCGAACCACCGTGGGAACAGCGCGTTTCCGAGCACGTACCGGTATCCGCCCAGGTCGATGCCCTTCGGCCACAGCGCGGGCGGGAACCGGTTGATCTCCGCGTTGGTCATCACGGAACTGAGCACCAGCCACACCAGCGGCAGCGCGAAGCACAGGGCCAGCGGCGCCAGCAGCAGATGCCAGCCGCTCACCTTCGGCGTCCTCATCGGACGACTCCTTCCGTACGGTTCTGGCGGCGCCGTACGACCCGCAGCGCCGCGCCCACCACCATCAGGGCCGCCGCCAGGACGTACGCCGCCGCGGCCCCGTATCCGGCCGTGAACGTCTGGAAGGCCTGCTGCCAGACGAAGTAGACGACGACCGTGGTCGAGCCGAGGGGTCCGCCTTTGGTCGTCACATAGATCAGGTCGAAGACCTGGAGCGCCGTGATCACCTGCCACAGGAGCAGGAACACGGTGACCGGTGTGAGGGTCGGCAGCACGATGTGACGCAGGATCAGCGCGCGGCCCGCACCGTCGATGCGGGCGGACTCGACGAGTTCGGGCGGCACGTCCTGGAGCGCGGCCAGGTAGACGACGACGCAGAAGCCGACGCCACTCCACAGCGAGATGAGGACCAGCAGGTAGATCGCCTGGTCGGGGTCGGAGAGGAAGCCCTGCGGCGAGATGCCGAGCTGGTGCAGGAGTGAGTTGGCGACCCCGAACTCCGGGTCGAGGATGAACGAGAACAGGACGCCCTGGGCCGTCGCCGACACCACGAACGGGATGAAGACGAGCGTCCGGTACAGGCCGATGAGCCGCAGCCGACGGTTCAGGGCCAGGGCGAGCGCGAGGCCGCCGACCAGACTGAGCGGCACGTAGAGGGCCGTGTACAGCAGGGTGTTGCTCACGGCCGTATGGAAACCGGGGTCCTCGGCCAGGGCCCGGTAGTTGTCGAGGCCGACCCAGCGGCCCGGCGTGACCAGGTCGTCGGCCCGGAAGGACAGCAGCAGCGACCACAGGACGGGGACGATGCCGAGGCCGAGGATCACGACGACCGAGGGGCCGATGAACCCCCAGGCGGTGGCCGTTTCACGGCGGGCGCGACGGCGTGCGGCGCGCCGTGCGGCGGCCGGGGGCACCGCGGCCTGCGGGGCGAGCGTGATGGCGCGGGGCAGAGTGGACAAGACGGCCTCCCTCACCTGGAAGTCACCTGAGAGTCACCTGGACACGGACGGCGGAACACGGGGAGCGCGGGGAATTCAGGGAACGGGCGGAATTCAGGGAACGGGGGGAATTCGAGGAACGGGGGGAACGCGTCGGTGGATGCCGGAGGTTCTCGGATGCCCGGCCCGGGTCACCGGGGGATGAGCAGGGCGGCGTCGGACCGTTCCGCGCACCGGCGCAGGGCGCCGGCGGGGGAGTCCTTGCCGAGCAGCACCGAGACGATCGCCTCGCCGAGTGCCTGGGAGATCTGCGGATAGGCCGCGTGGACCGGGCGCACCCGGGCGGAGCCCAGCGCCTCGGTGAACACGTCGAGGCCTCTGGTCTGTTGGGAGTGCCGGCGCCACTCCGGCCGGGCGGCGGTGGCCGAGCTCAG
It encodes:
- a CDS encoding TetR/AcrR family transcriptional regulator, whose translation is MDITSAREQALAQAREQALDAAEELFYARGIQTVGMDDIRSASGVSLKRLYQLFPAKELLVEAYLERRDIRWRRRLAEHVDRYTEPERRILAVFDWLRLWFEEPDFRGCAWINSYGELGATSPRVTVQVRAHKKAFRDYLGGLVTDAGLPDSLADQVCLLAEGAMVTAGITRETAAAGHAAAAAAALISSLRRAG
- a CDS encoding nuclear transport factor 2 family protein; this encodes MSPRPPLPPFTRETALQKVRAAEDAWNTRDPHKVSLAYSEDSVWRNRDTFVTGRAAIVELLTAKWAREREYALRKDLWSFDGNRIAVRFQYESRDADGRWWRSYGNELWEFDDQGLMTRREASIDDVRIEEHDRRLFGPRSDAERGASLPLR
- a CDS encoding flavoprotein; protein product: MTEHTGRAPAAKPFLYVVVCAAGIAQDVGRLIAAAQERGWEVGVIATPQGLGFFDAEAVGARTGRPIRSAWRAPGEARPFPAPDAVALAPATFNTVNKWAAGISDTLALGTLCEAYGLGVPIAVLPCVSDALAAHPAYRASLDRLRGMGVRFGDRYSGEPDADGRRAEFRWDRVLDLLAART
- a CDS encoding glycosyltransferase family 39 protein; amino-acid sequence: MAVAMVTAAARQTPTIDEPVYVGTAVVYTREHSLRYNPEHPPLGKLIIGAGLVFAHPHLDAHAADDQTALGRRLLYESGNDPWRVMFWARLPVIVLTLLFGLAVLAFARELVGAVGGLVALALYTLSPDVIANGSLATLDVPAAGFVLTSAWLVWRARRGRPLPHLALAGVALGAALATKMSTLPAAPVLLLLAVLSFRHARRVPGTGPHAQRRLVARSVAVAAGMVLLALAVVWAGYLVVDPRLRWATPADVPAVHGLRGLALHWLPVPRPYRDGMRVQFGFEDATWGGFLFGRVYRGALWYYLPAALLVKTPLGMLVLWMTGAAAMVRVPRLRAAAPYVLLPPAVLLAVAMTGSRDLGVRYALFVPVFLAVAAAGVLALRPRRTPLAAAALVLFVAVSSLRAFPYYLPYSNEAFGGPSKTRLRLHDSNVDWGQDLGRLADRLAERYPRERVWLVYKGSGVPSAYGIEAADPRKAPPGEVHGLLVVSDSSVAKADGRLAALLDGSTPVDDVGHSITIFRRP
- a CDS encoding alpha-glucosidase/alpha-galactosidase; translated protein: MYDVTAAKIAFIGAGSVVFTQGLLADLFAFPELAHARIALHDIDPERLATAEGAALRIAAARGAKPVITAHLDRRAALADADFVINIIQVGMNEATRVDFEIPARHGLRQTIGDTLGIGGIFRALRTFPVLRALAGDMAELCPDAMLLNYTNPMAMNVLYLSRIAPDLRVTGLCHSVHWTMHDLAALVGVPFEEVSYLAAGVNHQAWVLRFERAGQDLHPLLDEAIAKDPGLLRRVRVDMYRRLGHYPTETSEHSSEYVPWYLHHDSEIERLRLPVGAYLKIIEENTASYEQTRDALARDAPLPVEGTLEYAPQIIHSTLTGTPRTIYGNVPNRGLIDNLPADSVVEVPCLTDALGVQPTRVGSLPPQCAALNSAYVAVNDLVVRAATDDDPRHIRHAAMADPATAAALPVERIWDLCDDLVRAHGALLQPELRAELGH
- a CDS encoding carbohydrate kinase family protein — encoded protein: MTAVRDFDLVVIGDANPDVVAGPLSGPLSFGQREQLVAHAGLVLGGSAAIMACGAARLGLRVAFAGRVGADPAGVFVRDALAGRGVDVSFLVTDPELATPLTVVVTTEDGDRAILTAPGCLTATDAEDVPRELLAATRHVHAASFFLMPRLACSLAAVFARARALGATTSLDTNDDPAGRWDRGLLDPVLAVTDFLLPNAAEARALGLHPATGAGPYPRPPRGEGVSGDEVAAPPRQPPTVVIKDGGNGALALRGTRLLRAPAVPVEPVDTVGAGDSFDAGFVAATLRGLDLAPAMALAVACGSLSTRGHGGTAAQPTWDEARAATSDNSERGIH
- a CDS encoding carbohydrate ABC transporter permease — its product is MRTPKVSGWHLLLAPLALCFALPLVWLVLSSVMTNAEINRFPPALWPKGIDLGGYRYVLGNALFPRWFANSFLVASVAVGSNLLFGALGGYAFARMRFAGSRLLLGLMLATMVIPFQLTMIPTFLVMKELGLIDTLGALIVPSLVTPFAVFLFRQFFLSLPREMEEAAWIDGCSRLRVLFSIVLPLARPALATVAVLTFLSTWNDLSWPLIALNHDTRYTLQLGLTTFQGQHHTRWSAVMAGNVITVLPVLVAFLLAQKTFVQSLTSSGLKG
- a CDS encoding carbohydrate ABC transporter permease produces the protein MSTLPRAITLAPQAAVPPAAARRAARRRARRETATAWGFIGPSVVVILGLGIVPVLWSLLLSFRADDLVTPGRWVGLDNYRALAEDPGFHTAVSNTLLYTALYVPLSLVGGLALALALNRRLRLIGLYRTLVFIPFVVSATAQGVLFSFILDPEFGVANSLLHQLGISPQGFLSDPDQAIYLLVLISLWSGVGFCVVVYLAALQDVPPELVESARIDGAGRALILRHIVLPTLTPVTVFLLLWQVITALQVFDLIYVTTKGGPLGSTTVVVYFVWQQAFQTFTAGYGAAAAYVLAAALMVVGAALRVVRRRQNRTEGVVR